In one Oscillospiraceae bacterium genomic region, the following are encoded:
- the dapA4_1 gene encoding 4-hydroxy-tetrahydrodipicolinate synthase — protein MSKEIIGVIPPIITPVDEHERVDEGALRALISHCLDHGIHGIFVAGSNGECMALTQAERDRAIAIALDACKGRAPVIAGCMDSSTQRVIDNVKRLEDMGGETAVITPVFYARHATQDETVRHFEEIARHSTCSLMIYNIPSFTGQCLTADTIIKLSKIDRVIGVKDTSGNFPAFLKLLHHFKGTDFLLLQGATNLAVPSMLLGADGFIPSLAPLFPVPHLKVYEEGRAGHIGECMRWSGVLDEVCRLYPMAKSQTASTKYAISRLGLCSERVIRPTEPITPSERAAIDAHIAQWREYAALA, from the coding sequence ATGTCCAAAGAGATTATCGGGGTCATCCCGCCCATCATCACGCCGGTGGACGAGCACGAGCGGGTGGACGAGGGGGCCCTTCGCGCGCTGATTAGCCACTGCCTGGACCACGGCATCCACGGCATCTTCGTGGCGGGCTCCAACGGGGAGTGCATGGCCCTCACCCAGGCCGAGCGGGACCGGGCCATCGCCATCGCCCTGGACGCCTGCAAGGGCCGCGCCCCGGTCATTGCCGGGTGCATGGACTCCAGCACCCAGAGGGTTATCGACAACGTGAAGCGCCTGGAGGACATGGGGGGCGAAACGGCGGTGATCACCCCGGTGTTCTACGCCCGCCACGCCACCCAGGACGAGACTGTGCGCCACTTTGAGGAGATCGCCCGCCACAGTACCTGCAGCCTGATGATCTACAACATCCCCTCCTTCACCGGCCAGTGCCTCACCGCCGACACCATCATCAAGCTCAGCAAAATTGACCGGGTCATCGGCGTGAAGGACACCTCCGGCAACTTCCCCGCCTTCCTCAAGCTGCTGCACCACTTCAAGGGCACCGACTTCCTCCTCCTCCAGGGGGCCACCAATCTGGCCGTGCCCTCCATGCTGCTGGGGGCCGACGGCTTCATCCCCTCCCTGGCCCCCCTCTTCCCCGTGCCCCACCTGAAGGTGTACGAGGAGGGCAGGGCCGGCCACATTGGGGAATGTATGCGGTGGAGCGGCGTCCTGGACGAGGTGTGCAGGCTCTACCCCATGGCCAAGAGCCAGACCGCCTCCACCAAGTACGCCATCAGCAGACTGGGCCTTTGCAGCGAGCGGGTCATCCGCCCCACCGAGCCCATCACCCCGTCCGAGCGCGCCGCCATCGACGCCCATATCGCCCAGTGGCGGGAATACGCCGCCCTGGCGTAA
- a CDS encoding transporter: MIDMHTLLNLELTLYAMMAVGLILKKIGFLNPDGEKFLSNLVMYIILPCSIMKSFLIELTPDLVRQFFTTIAAGVCIIALEVLITQTAFRRFPADKRKAMQYGMVNPNSTFLGFPIVEGIFGAGGLTHAAMYQMPPRVVIWTYGLSLFTSAGLKGRELVKKCLLHPCMVGAYLGIFFMVTQVRLPAFVTGGLSHMASCLTALSMLLIGSILAEVKPKKLLSPPALWFCLFRLALMPGAVLLGCKLLGIDPTVAGVCTLMAGMPAASITVILAVQYGTDTEFAGVLVTVSTLLSTLTLPLWALALSWL; encoded by the coding sequence ATGATCGACATGCACACCCTGCTGAACCTGGAGCTCACCCTCTACGCCATGATGGCCGTGGGGCTTATCCTGAAAAAGATCGGCTTTCTCAACCCGGACGGGGAGAAATTCCTCTCCAACCTGGTCATGTACATCATTCTGCCGTGCAGCATCATGAAGTCCTTCCTCATTGAGCTCACCCCGGATCTGGTGCGCCAGTTCTTCACAACCATCGCCGCCGGGGTGTGCATCATCGCCCTGGAGGTGCTGATCACCCAGACCGCCTTCCGCCGCTTCCCCGCGGACAAGCGCAAGGCCATGCAGTACGGCATGGTCAACCCCAACTCCACCTTTCTGGGCTTCCCCATCGTGGAGGGGATCTTCGGCGCGGGGGGCCTGACCCACGCGGCCATGTACCAGATGCCCCCGCGGGTGGTCATCTGGACCTACGGCCTGTCCCTCTTCACCTCCGCCGGGCTCAAGGGGCGGGAGCTGGTGAAAAAATGCCTTTTGCACCCCTGCATGGTGGGGGCCTACCTTGGCATTTTCTTCATGGTCACCCAGGTCAGGCTGCCCGCGTTCGTAACCGGCGGGCTCTCCCACATGGCCTCCTGCCTCACCGCCCTGTCCATGCTGCTGATCGGCTCCATCCTGGCCGAGGTCAAGCCGAAAAAGCTCCTCAGCCCCCCGGCGCTGTGGTTCTGCCTGTTCCGGCTGGCCCTGATGCCCGGCGCCGTGCTGCTGGGGTGCAAGCTGCTGGGCATAGACCCCACCGTGGCCGGGGTGTGCACGCTGATGGCGGGTATGCCCGCCGCCAGCATCACCGTGATCCTGGCCGTCCAGTACGGCACGGACACCGAGTTTGCCGGCGTATTGGTCACCGTGTCCACCCTGCTGTCCACCCTCACCCTGCCCCTGTGGGCGCTGGCCCTGTCCTGGCTGTAA
- a CDS encoding oleate hydratase — protein sequence MYYSNGNYEAFARPEKPEGVERKSAWLVGSGLAALSAACFLVRDGRMPGENIHILEELPLSGGSCDGIYDPSRGFVMRGGREMDNHFECMWDLFHSIPSLDNPENSVLDEYYWLNKHDPNSSLCRATVNRGEDAHTDGKFALSDKASLELIRLFMTPDEDLYDKTMDDFFDEEFYKSNFWLYWQTMFAFETWHSALEMKLYLQRYIHHIGGLPDFKALRFTRYNQYESLILPMVKYLEGHGVRFQYGTKVTDVRFEISGGRKVARQLTWVRDGAEETVPLTEDDLVFVINGCCTDSSAYGDQHHAPEVAVTGGQGPSWELWKKIAAQDPAFGRPEKFCTDIPATNWESATIMTLDEKIPPYIQKICKRDPFSGRVVTGGIVTVKDSSWLLSWTLNRQPQFKAQPEGQLAVWVYGLYSDRPGDFVKKPMRECTGAEITQEWLYHMGVPEDQIPELAEHSATSVPVMMPYITAFFMPRAKGDRPDVVPEGCVNFAFLGQFAETPRDTIFTTEYSVRTGMEAVYTLLDIDRGVPEVYGSVYDVRCLLDATSKLMDGKKLEDVKLPFVAEFIGKKALKKVDGTIIPELLKRYNLI from the coding sequence ATGTATTATTCCAACGGTAACTATGAAGCCTTTGCCCGCCCCGAGAAGCCCGAGGGCGTGGAGCGCAAGTCCGCCTGGCTGGTGGGCTCCGGCCTGGCCGCCCTGTCCGCCGCCTGCTTCCTGGTGCGGGACGGCCGCATGCCGGGGGAGAACATCCACATCCTGGAGGAGCTGCCCCTCTCCGGCGGCTCCTGCGACGGCATCTACGACCCCTCCCGGGGCTTCGTCATGCGGGGCGGACGGGAGATGGACAACCATTTTGAGTGCATGTGGGACCTCTTCCACTCCATCCCCTCCCTGGACAACCCGGAAAACTCGGTGCTGGACGAGTACTACTGGCTCAACAAGCACGACCCCAACTCCTCCCTTTGCCGGGCCACCGTCAACCGGGGCGAGGACGCCCACACCGACGGCAAGTTCGCCCTGAGCGACAAGGCATCCCTGGAGCTCATCCGCCTGTTCATGACCCCCGACGAGGACCTGTACGACAAGACCATGGACGACTTCTTCGACGAGGAGTTCTACAAGTCCAACTTCTGGCTCTACTGGCAGACCATGTTCGCCTTTGAGACCTGGCACTCAGCCCTGGAGATGAAGCTCTACCTCCAGCGCTACATCCACCACATCGGCGGCCTGCCCGACTTCAAGGCCCTGCGCTTCACCCGCTACAACCAGTACGAGTCCCTCATCCTGCCCATGGTCAAGTACCTGGAGGGCCACGGGGTGCGGTTCCAGTACGGCACCAAGGTCACCGACGTGCGCTTTGAGATAAGCGGCGGGCGCAAGGTGGCCCGGCAGCTCACCTGGGTGCGGGACGGCGCGGAGGAGACCGTCCCCCTGACCGAGGACGACCTGGTCTTTGTGATCAACGGCTGCTGCACCGACTCCAGCGCCTACGGCGACCAGCACCACGCCCCCGAGGTCGCCGTGACCGGGGGCCAGGGCCCCTCCTGGGAGCTGTGGAAGAAGATCGCGGCCCAAGACCCCGCCTTCGGCCGCCCGGAGAAGTTCTGCACCGACATCCCCGCCACCAACTGGGAGAGCGCCACCATCATGACCCTGGACGAGAAGATTCCGCCCTACATTCAGAAGATCTGCAAGCGCGACCCCTTCTCCGGCAGGGTGGTCACCGGCGGCATCGTCACGGTGAAGGACTCCTCCTGGCTCCTGAGCTGGACCCTCAACCGCCAGCCCCAGTTCAAGGCCCAGCCCGAGGGGCAGCTGGCCGTGTGGGTCTACGGCCTGTACTCCGACCGGCCCGGCGACTTTGTCAAAAAGCCCATGCGGGAGTGCACCGGCGCGGAGATCACCCAGGAGTGGCTCTACCACATGGGGGTGCCCGAGGACCAGATCCCGGAGCTGGCCGAGCACAGCGCCACCAGCGTGCCCGTCATGATGCCCTACATCACCGCCTTCTTCATGCCCCGCGCCAAGGGCGACCGCCCCGATGTGGTGCCCGAGGGCTGCGTGAACTTCGCCTTCCTGGGCCAGTTCGCCGAGACGCCCAGGGACACCATCTTCACCACCGAGTACTCCGTGCGCACCGGCATGGAGGCCGTGTACACCCTGCTGGACATCGACCGGGGCGTGCCCGAGGTCTACGGCTCGGTCTACGACGTGCGCTGCCTGCTGGACGCCACCTCCAAGCTGATGGACGGCAAGAAGCTGGAGGACGTGAAGCTGCCCTTCGTGGCCGAGTTCATCGGGAAAAAGGCCCTCAAGAAGGTGGACGGCACCATTATCCCGGAGCTTTTGAAGCGCTACAACCTGATTTAA
- the pdxA gene encoding 4-hydroxythreonine-4-phosphate dehydrogenase, with protein MNKPILGITMGDPFGNGPEITVKALSDPAVYGRCRPVVIGDVCAMEYAVRAAKRVSGIELNIRPVKAVSEARYEYGTIDVYDMGLLKPSDIPGDAEHPKPFGVGACALGGECSFQYVHKVIDLALAGEVDATITNALSKEAINMAGHHYSGHTEIYAHYTGTDKYTMMLAHEALRVVHVSTHVSLREACDRVKKDRVLDVIRIADAGCRAIGIQNPKIGVAGLNPHCGENGMFGTEEIEEIQPAIDAAMAEGICIPEKKPTPPDTVFSKALGGWYDIVVVMYHDQGHIPLKVKGFVYNKAEGHWDAVAGVNVTLGLPIIRASVDHGTGFGHAGDGHANELSLVNAMDYGIRLAENK; from the coding sequence ATGAACAAACCGATTCTGGGCATCACCATGGGCGACCCCTTCGGCAACGGCCCTGAGATCACCGTCAAGGCCCTCTCCGACCCGGCGGTCTACGGCCGCTGCCGCCCCGTGGTCATCGGCGACGTGTGCGCCATGGAGTACGCCGTCCGGGCGGCGAAGCGGGTCTCGGGCATCGAGCTGAACATACGCCCGGTGAAGGCGGTATCCGAGGCCAGGTACGAGTACGGCACCATCGACGTGTACGACATGGGCCTGCTCAAGCCGTCCGACATCCCCGGCGACGCGGAGCACCCCAAGCCCTTCGGCGTGGGGGCCTGCGCTCTGGGCGGCGAGTGCTCCTTCCAGTACGTGCACAAGGTCATCGACCTGGCCCTGGCCGGAGAGGTGGACGCCACCATCACCAACGCCCTGAGCAAGGAGGCCATCAACATGGCCGGCCACCACTACTCCGGGCACACCGAGATCTACGCCCACTACACCGGCACCGACAAGTACACCATGATGCTGGCCCACGAGGCGCTGCGGGTGGTCCACGTGTCCACCCACGTCTCCCTCCGGGAGGCCTGTGACCGGGTGAAGAAGGACCGGGTGCTGGACGTGATCCGCATCGCCGACGCGGGGTGCAGGGCCATCGGCATTCAAAACCCCAAAATCGGCGTGGCGGGGCTGAACCCCCACTGCGGTGAGAACGGCATGTTCGGCACCGAGGAGATTGAGGAGATCCAGCCCGCCATCGACGCGGCCATGGCCGAGGGCATCTGCATCCCCGAAAAGAAGCCCACGCCCCCCGACACCGTATTCTCCAAGGCGCTGGGCGGCTGGTACGACATCGTGGTGGTCATGTACCACGACCAGGGGCACATCCCCCTGAAGGTGAAGGGCTTCGTGTATAATAAGGCGGAGGGCCACTGGGACGCGGTGGCCGGGGTGAACGTCACCCTGGGCCTGCCCATCATCCGGGCCAGCGTGGACCACGGCACCGGCTTCGGCCACGCGGGGGACGGCCACGCCAACGAGCTCAGCCTGGTCAACGCCATGGATTACGGCATCCGGCTGGCCGAGAACAAATAG
- a CDS encoding citrate synthase: protein METTDKDAGFIESLCGEYRGHNYIDPACYEKWDVKRGLRNADGTGVMAGVTQIGNVLGYYVQDGERFPMPGRLIYRGIDVEELIGGFMREGRFGFEETAYLLLFGCLPTREQLGQFEGMLSEHRALPPMFTEDMILKAPSRDVMNKLSRAVLALYSYDENPDELSLSNQLRQAIALIARVPVIVAHAFAVKRHYYDNESLYLHRPQEGLSVAENFLYSVRHDNRFTDEEAKLLDLCLVLHAEHGGGNNSAFACRVLSSSGTDAYSAVAAAVGSLKGPRHGGANKKVMEMFDHIEQGVADWKDDGEIAAFLGRLLNKEAGDRSGLIYGMGHAIYTLSDPRAVLLKKFAKNLAASKGMLEEFELFEAVERLTPEVLRCVKGERKVMCANVDLYSGLVYKMMGIPQELYTPLFAVARVVGWCAHRIEEVVSPANRIIRPAYKAVAPMRTFVPLDQR from the coding sequence ATGGAGACCACAGACAAGGACGCGGGCTTTATAGAAAGTCTATGCGGCGAGTACCGCGGGCATAACTACATCGACCCGGCCTGCTACGAGAAATGGGACGTGAAGCGGGGGCTGCGCAACGCCGACGGCACCGGCGTGATGGCGGGGGTGACCCAGATCGGCAACGTGCTGGGCTACTACGTGCAGGACGGCGAGCGTTTCCCGATGCCCGGCCGGCTGATCTACCGGGGCATCGACGTGGAGGAGCTGATCGGCGGCTTCATGCGGGAGGGGCGCTTCGGCTTTGAGGAGACGGCCTACCTGCTCCTCTTCGGCTGCCTGCCCACCCGGGAGCAGCTGGGCCAGTTCGAGGGGATGCTCTCCGAGCACCGGGCCCTGCCCCCCATGTTCACCGAGGACATGATCCTCAAGGCCCCCAGCCGGGACGTGATGAACAAGCTCTCCCGGGCGGTGCTGGCCCTGTACTCCTACGACGAGAACCCGGACGAGCTGTCCCTGTCCAACCAGCTGCGGCAGGCCATCGCGCTCATCGCCCGGGTGCCGGTCATCGTGGCCCACGCCTTCGCGGTGAAGCGCCACTACTACGACAACGAGAGCCTCTACCTCCACCGGCCCCAGGAGGGGCTGAGCGTGGCGGAGAACTTCCTCTACTCGGTGCGCCACGACAACCGGTTCACCGACGAGGAGGCCAAGCTGCTGGACCTGTGCCTGGTGCTCCACGCCGAGCACGGCGGCGGCAACAACTCGGCCTTCGCCTGCCGGGTGCTCTCCTCCTCGGGCACCGACGCCTACTCCGCCGTGGCGGCCGCGGTGGGCTCCCTCAAGGGCCCCCGGCACGGCGGCGCCAACAAGAAGGTCATGGAGATGTTCGACCACATCGAGCAGGGCGTGGCCGACTGGAAGGACGACGGGGAGATCGCCGCCTTCTTGGGCAGGCTGCTGAACAAGGAGGCCGGGGACCGCTCGGGGCTGATTTACGGCATGGGCCACGCCATCTACACCCTCTCCGACCCCCGGGCCGTGCTGCTGAAGAAGTTCGCCAAAAACCTGGCCGCCTCCAAGGGCATGCTGGAGGAGTTCGAGCTCTTCGAGGCGGTGGAGCGCCTCACGCCGGAGGTGCTGCGCTGCGTGAAGGGGGAGCGCAAGGTCATGTGCGCCAACGTGGATCTGTACTCGGGGCTGGTGTACAAGATGATGGGCATCCCCCAGGAGCTCTACACCCCCCTCTTTGCCGTGGCCCGGGTGGTGGGCTGGTGCGCCCACCGCATCGAGGAGGTGGTAAGCCCCGCCAACCGTATTATCCGCCCGGCCTACAAGGCCGTGGCCCCCATGCGCACCTTCGTGCCCCTGGACCAGCGGTAA
- a CDS encoding C4-dicarboxylate ABC transporter permease — protein MVLQGIMEVLSNPMTIVMVAVGTFIGIIFGSIPGLTATMAIVMFLPVTYAMQSTQGISMLVALYIGGISGGLISAILLNIPGTPSSVATCFDGRPMAEKGQAAKALGTGVVFSFLGTIIGVVLLVVISPFLASVALKFGPFEYCALTIFSLSLVITLTGKDLPKGLISAVIGAMLATVGLAPIDSKPRFTFDNVNLTAGFKLLVLLIGIFAITEVVKYAEKVRHPETVEINNSVKIRGFGFSLKEFFTQIPNAVRSALIGVGIGILPGIGGGVSCMISYTVAKNMSKHPEQFGTGIMDGVVASETANNGTIGGAMIPLLALGIPGDAATAMLLGGLQVHGVAPGPLIFQKSGDVVYGVFFAMVLAALFMLIFSLFGMRIFIKVLDIPKNLLLPVIVVLCCVGAIGDSNRIFDCWGVLIFGLMGYLLIKSKVTLTPMILGFILGPTLETNTRRVSQLISGENFLQHPIACVFLAIAVIVVVFSLRSNLMQAKGKAKVGAVSLVEDETEE, from the coding sequence ATGGTATTGCAAGGAATTATGGAGGTCCTCTCCAACCCCATGACCATCGTCATGGTGGCCGTGGGCACCTTTATCGGCATCATCTTCGGCTCCATCCCCGGCCTCACCGCCACGATGGCCATCGTCATGTTCCTGCCCGTGACCTACGCCATGCAGTCCACCCAGGGCATCTCCATGCTGGTGGCCCTGTACATCGGCGGCATCTCGGGCGGGCTCATCTCGGCCATCCTGCTGAACATCCCCGGCACCCCCTCCTCGGTGGCCACCTGCTTCGACGGGCGGCCCATGGCGGAGAAGGGGCAGGCCGCCAAGGCCCTGGGCACCGGCGTGGTGTTCTCCTTCCTGGGCACCATCATCGGCGTGGTGCTGCTGGTGGTCATCAGCCCCTTCCTGGCCTCCGTGGCCCTGAAGTTCGGCCCCTTTGAGTACTGCGCGCTGACCATCTTCTCCCTGTCCCTGGTCATCACCCTCACCGGCAAGGACCTGCCCAAGGGCCTCATCTCCGCCGTCATCGGCGCCATGCTGGCCACCGTGGGCCTGGCCCCCATCGACTCCAAGCCCCGCTTCACCTTCGACAACGTGAACCTGACCGCGGGCTTCAAGCTGCTGGTGCTGCTCATCGGCATCTTCGCTATCACCGAGGTGGTCAAGTACGCCGAGAAGGTCCGCCACCCCGAGACGGTGGAGATCAACAACTCCGTCAAAATCCGGGGCTTCGGCTTCTCCCTCAAGGAGTTTTTTACCCAGATCCCCAACGCCGTGCGCTCCGCCCTCATCGGCGTGGGCATCGGCATCCTGCCCGGCATCGGCGGCGGCGTGTCCTGCATGATCTCCTACACCGTGGCCAAGAACATGAGCAAGCACCCCGAGCAGTTCGGCACCGGCATCATGGACGGCGTGGTGGCCTCCGAGACCGCCAACAACGGCACCATCGGCGGCGCCATGATTCCCCTGCTGGCCCTGGGCATCCCCGGCGACGCGGCCACCGCCATGCTGCTGGGCGGCCTCCAGGTTCACGGCGTGGCCCCCGGCCCGCTGATCTTCCAGAAGAGCGGCGACGTGGTGTACGGCGTGTTCTTCGCCATGGTGCTGGCCGCCCTGTTTATGCTCATCTTCTCCCTCTTCGGCATGCGCATCTTCATCAAGGTGCTGGACATCCCCAAGAACCTGCTGCTCCCCGTCATCGTGGTGCTGTGCTGCGTGGGCGCCATCGGCGACTCCAACCGTATCTTCGACTGCTGGGGCGTGCTGATCTTCGGCCTGATGGGCTACCTGCTCATCAAGTCCAAGGTCACCCTCACCCCCATGATCCTGGGCTTCATCCTGGGCCCCACGCTGGAGACCAACACCCGAAGGGTCAGCCAGCTCATCTCCGGCGAGAACTTCCTCCAGCACCCCATCGCCTGCGTGTTCCTGGCCATCGCCGTGATCGTCGTGGTCTTCTCCCTGCGCTCCAACCTGATGCAGGCCAAGGGCAAGGCCAAGGTGGGCGCGGTCAGCCTGGTGGAGGACGAGACCGAGGAATAA
- a CDS encoding stage II sporulation protein D, with protein sequence MKQVVATALVLLLLFFLLPLMLIRDEPLSAPEPAAPEATGTLPIDRTVVTPTPAARADAATQVRVKLPDGGVEEMPMSEYLWSVVAAEMPASFEPEALKAQAVAARTYAASKMGHTVPSHPDADMCTDITCCQAYIASADAAGNWGDSAAAYTEKIAAAVAATDGMIACYNGAPIQAVFFSSAAGKTVDAVEVWGNAVPYLSGVESPEGEEVPGYHSTVTVPLAEFKEKFAAAHPEAHFSGEPSGWFQNTAPNSAGGVETVEVGGVKVGGGELRTLFSLRSTSFTVSAGADGVTFSVTGYGHGVGMSQYGANALAKQGKTWQEILKWYYTGITIEKMS encoded by the coding sequence ATGAAACAAGTGGTGGCGACAGCCCTGGTCCTGCTCCTGCTCTTTTTTCTGCTGCCCCTGATGCTGATCCGGGACGAGCCGCTCTCCGCGCCCGAACCGGCGGCCCCCGAGGCCACCGGCACGCTGCCTATCGACCGCACCGTGGTCACGCCCACCCCGGCGGCGCGGGCGGACGCGGCCACCCAGGTGCGGGTGAAGCTGCCCGACGGCGGCGTGGAGGAGATGCCCATGAGCGAGTACCTGTGGAGCGTGGTGGCCGCCGAGATGCCCGCCTCCTTCGAGCCCGAGGCCCTCAAGGCCCAGGCGGTGGCCGCGCGGACCTACGCGGCGTCGAAAATGGGACATACCGTCCCCAGCCACCCGGACGCCGACATGTGCACCGACATTACCTGCTGCCAGGCCTACATTGCCTCCGCCGACGCGGCGGGGAACTGGGGGGACAGCGCCGCGGCCTACACGGAGAAGATCGCCGCCGCCGTGGCCGCCACCGACGGCATGATCGCCTGCTACAACGGCGCCCCCATCCAGGCGGTGTTCTTCTCCTCCGCCGCGGGCAAGACGGTGGACGCGGTGGAGGTGTGGGGCAACGCGGTGCCCTACCTGTCCGGCGTGGAGAGCCCCGAGGGGGAGGAGGTGCCGGGCTACCACTCCACCGTGACGGTGCCCCTGGCCGAGTTCAAAGAAAAATTTGCCGCCGCCCACCCGGAGGCGCATTTCTCCGGGGAGCCGTCCGGGTGGTTTCAAAACACCGCGCCCAACTCCGCCGGAGGGGTGGAGACCGTGGAGGTGGGCGGGGTCAAGGTGGGCGGCGGGGAGCTGCGCACCCTGTTCTCCCTGCGCTCCACCAGCTTCACCGTCTCCGCCGGGGCGGACGGGGTGACCTTCTCGGTCACCGGGTACGGCCACGGGGTGGGCATGAGCCAGTACGGGGCCAACGCCCTGGCAAAGCAGGGCAAGACCTGGCAGGAGATATTAAAGTGGTATTACACGGGAATTACCATTGAAAAAATGTCTTGA